Within Persephonella sp., the genomic segment GTTTGTCCAGAATTTGAATGATGTGTCAGAGAATTACGACTACATCATTATTGATACTGCAGCAGGTATAGATAACAAAGTGATCTCATTTATAAGGGCATCATCAAAAACCTATGTTATAACAACACCTGAGCCTACAGCGATTATGGATGCTTATGCCCTTATAAAATCAATGAAAAAGCTTTATGATTATTCAGATTTTAAAATAGTTGTTAATATGGTGAAAAATGAAGAAGAAGGCATTGAAACATACGAAAGACTGAGATCCTCAGTAAGTAAGTTTCTTGACATTGACCTCCAGTTAGGGGGTGTTCTGAGCCTGACAAAAAATATACAAAAAACTGTGAAACGAAAGCAGATAATTTCTGAGGTATATCCTTCAGATAAATTTGTGCTGCAGCTTAAAAAAATCGCTTCAGAGGAATTAGGGGAGCCTCCTCCTCCTCCTATAAAAGAAAGTTTCTGGGAAAAAGTGGTTAATTTTCTGAAAAAAGATTGAAAATGGAAAAAAAAGAAAGAGAAAAACTTATCCTTGAAAACATATCTCTTGTTAAGAAGGTTGCAAGCAAAATTTACTACAGACTGCCTAAAGGTGATATAGAGTTTGATGATCTTGTGAATGTTGGCGTAATAGGATTGATGAAAGCGATAGAAAAATACGACAGTGACAAAGCAAAATTCTCAACATATGCTTACATAAAAATAAGAGGTGAGATACTTGATTATTTAAGAAGTCTTGACATAGTTCCAAGAACTGTAAGAGACAAAATTAAAAAAGAACCCCCTCTGGAAGAAGGAAAATCTGTTCCCCTGTCAAATACAGCAGTTATGGTAAGCATAGAAAAAGCCCTTTCTTCAGATGAAAGTCTGAAAATCGTAGATACCCTTGTATCAAAAAGAGAAACACCTGAGGAGGAAGTTATTAAAGAAGATCAAAAAGAAAAACTTCTTCAGGCTATAGACCTTTTATCAGAAAAAGAAAAAAAGGTTCTTCAGATGCTGTATTTTGAGGAAAAAGATCTGAAATCTGTGGCAGACGAGATAAATGTTTCTGTGTCAAGGGTATCCCAGATAAAATCTGAAGCAATAAAAAAGTTAAAATCAATACTTGTGATATAAATTACCAGTTTTCTTTAAGGCTTCTAAGTTTTGAAGCTCTATCTGTTTCTTTTACAGAACCTTCAGGTTTGTAGTAATTGGGAAGATCCTTTATGTCCTTTTTATAGTAGTTAGGAACTTTTTGCAGAGAGCCTTTGTAATAGTTTGGGGCATTTTCCGGCTTTGCTTTGTAGTATTTTGGGGTTTTTCTTATCTCCCCTTTGTAATATCTGTACTGGTTTTTGTAAACATTCTCATACAAATAATAAGAAAGACCTCCAATACTGAAAAACACAGCAGCAAGCACAGAAAATAACAGCAGTCTGTTCATTTTACCACCCTCAGTTTTAAATATCTGCCAAACTTTCTGAGTTTCAACATTTAATTAAGTTTTGCAAAAAGACGAAACATTACTTAAATTAAACCTTAAGAATTATTATGCATATCTCTAAGATTTACGGAAAAGGGCTTTACCATAAGAAAGCAAAAAAGATATCTAAAGGGAAGGATATTTTTGCTTCTATATTTGAATCAATGGGTAAATCAGATAAAAGAAAGTTAC encodes:
- a CDS encoding MinD/ParA family protein produces the protein MEEQAKGLLKLVNEKKIDRNTKFLAVASGKGGVGKTNFAVNFSYILANDFGKKVLLIDADIGMANVHILVNVNTKKTLKDILSGEKIEDIIFSTRGIDILPGFSGIDAINEVEDSAVFRFVQNLNDVSENYDYIIIDTAAGIDNKVISFIRASSKTYVITTPEPTAIMDAYALIKSMKKLYDYSDFKIVVNMVKNEEEGIETYERLRSSVSKFLDIDLQLGGVLSLTKNIQKTVKRKQIISEVYPSDKFVLQLKKIASEELGEPPPPPIKESFWEKVVNFLKKD
- a CDS encoding sigma-70 family RNA polymerase sigma factor, which translates into the protein MEKKEREKLILENISLVKKVASKIYYRLPKGDIEFDDLVNVGVIGLMKAIEKYDSDKAKFSTYAYIKIRGEILDYLRSLDIVPRTVRDKIKKEPPLEEGKSVPLSNTAVMVSIEKALSSDESLKIVDTLVSKRETPEEEVIKEDQKEKLLQAIDLLSEKEKKVLQMLYFEEKDLKSVADEINVSVSRVSQIKSEAIKKLKSILVI